A genomic segment from Melanotaenia boesemani isolate fMelBoe1 chromosome 9, fMelBoe1.pri, whole genome shotgun sequence encodes:
- the LOC121645577 gene encoding heat shock protein beta-7-like, whose product MASQTASSHRSSSSYRSSSRYSSSSYRSEASLNGSSDSLGTLLEPFLDSANCSCLFGDEGPGGPNCLAPFSRHSRSSCGPLAPVGGAVMGWQAGGVRCLGDTYYMSADVSQFEPHDIVVMAYNHHVVIHAQKVLEDGNISNTFTHKSLFPEDMDPLSVSGTLNPDGNLLVSVRRTTAWSVPEAPGVPTFCSEAHL is encoded by the exons ATGGCTTCACAGACAGCTTCCAGCCACAGATCTTCCTCATCGTACCGCTCCTCATCACGATACAGCTCCAGCTCCTACCGATCAGAAGCATCGCTGAATGGATCGTCAGATTCTCTTGGTACACTTTTAGAGCCTTTTCTTGATTCTGCTAATTGTTCCTGTCTGTTTGGAGATGAGGGCCCTGGGGGGCCCAACTGCCTGGCCCCCTTCAGTAGGCACAGCAGATCCTCATGTGGACCCCTTG CtcctgtaggtggcgctgtgaTGGGCTGGCAAGCCGGTGGGGTGCGATGTCTGGGTGACACTTACTACATGTCAGCTGACGTCAGCCAGTTTGAGCCACATGACATTGTGGTAATGGCGTACAATCATCATGTCGTCATTCATGCCCAGAAG GTTCTGGAGGATGGAAATATCAGCAATACTTTCACCCACAAGTCTCTGTTTCCTGAGGACATGGATCCCCTGTCAGTCAGTGGGACCCTTAACCCTGACGGGAACCTTTTGGTGAGCGTTCGCCGGACCACAGCATGGAGTGTACCGGAGGCTCCGGGGGTCCCCACATTCTGCAGCGAGGCTCACCTTTGA